The following proteins are co-located in the Thermus thermophilus HB8 genome:
- a CDS encoding purine-nucleoside phosphorylase encodes MPGMELYDKIQEAVAYVRSKTDFVPEVGLVLGSGLGPLADEVEKVAEIPYGEIPHFPVSTAPGHAGRLVLGRLEGKPVLVYKGRVHYYEGYSAEEVVFPVRVGFFLGARTFLLTSAAGGLNPRFRAGGIMLHLDYINFAGANPLRGPNDERLGPRFPVMFEAYDPELIELARKVARRQDLHLFEGVYAWFMGPSFASRAELKLLRELGADAIGMSTVPEVIALRHLGARVLGLSTITDMAVPEREHHATEEEVLRVAAETGPVFRRYVRGILAEL; translated from the coding sequence ATGCCGGGTATGGAGCTCTACGACAAGATCCAGGAGGCCGTGGCCTACGTCCGCTCCAAGACGGACTTCGTCCCCGAGGTGGGCCTGGTTTTGGGCTCGGGGCTCGGCCCCTTGGCCGACGAGGTGGAGAAGGTGGCGGAGATCCCCTACGGGGAGATCCCCCACTTCCCCGTCTCCACCGCCCCGGGGCACGCCGGGAGGCTCGTCCTGGGGCGCCTCGAGGGCAAGCCCGTCTTGGTCTACAAGGGCCGGGTCCACTACTACGAGGGCTACTCCGCCGAGGAGGTGGTCTTCCCCGTGCGGGTGGGCTTCTTCCTCGGGGCCAGGACCTTCCTCCTCACCTCCGCCGCCGGGGGGCTCAACCCCCGCTTCCGGGCGGGCGGGATCATGCTCCACCTGGACTACATCAACTTCGCCGGGGCGAACCCCCTAAGGGGCCCGAACGACGAGCGCCTGGGCCCCCGCTTCCCCGTGATGTTTGAGGCCTACGACCCGGAGCTCATAGAGCTCGCCCGCAAGGTGGCGCGCAGGCAGGACCTCCACCTCTTTGAGGGGGTCTACGCCTGGTTCATGGGGCCGAGCTTCGCCAGCCGGGCGGAGCTTAAGCTTCTGCGGGAGCTCGGGGCGGACGCCATCGGCATGTCCACCGTGCCCGAGGTCATCGCCCTCCGCCATCTGGGCGCCCGGGTTCTTGGGCTATCCACCATCACCGACATGGCCGTGCCCGAACGGGAGCACCACGCCACGGAGGAGGAGGTCCTGCGCGTGGCCGCGGAGACGGGCCCCGTCTTCCGCCGGTATGTCCGGGGGATCCTCGCCGAGCTCTGA
- a CDS encoding YggS family pyridoxal phosphate-dependent enzyme codes for MGLPQVLERIARACRCAGRRPEEVRLVAVTKGRSVEEIREKVLAYGTFPLGESRVQEALKKMDLLQAEWHLVGHLQRNKAKFAPRFALVHSLDSLRLAEALEKVGEKAGVRLKVLVEVNLGREPQKHGVLEEELPELLHRLREMPHLEVLGLMTVPPIGPEAVVRPIFRRLSELADRYGLPERSMGMSDDYEWAVEEGATLVRVGRALFVD; via the coding sequence ATGGGGCTTCCCCAGGTTCTGGAGCGCATCGCGCGGGCCTGCCGCTGCGCGGGGCGCAGGCCCGAGGAGGTCCGCCTCGTGGCGGTGACCAAGGGGCGCTCGGTGGAGGAGATCCGGGAGAAGGTCCTGGCTTACGGAACCTTTCCCCTGGGGGAGAGCCGGGTCCAGGAGGCCCTGAAGAAGATGGACCTCCTCCAGGCGGAGTGGCACCTCGTCGGCCACCTGCAGCGCAACAAGGCCAAGTTCGCTCCCCGCTTCGCCCTCGTCCACTCCCTGGACTCCCTGCGCCTGGCGGAGGCCTTGGAAAAGGTGGGGGAGAAGGCGGGGGTGCGGCTTAAGGTCCTGGTGGAGGTGAACCTGGGCCGGGAGCCGCAGAAGCACGGGGTCTTGGAGGAGGAGCTCCCCGAACTCCTCCACCGCCTCCGGGAGATGCCCCACCTCGAGGTCCTGGGCCTCATGACCGTGCCCCCCATCGGCCCCGAGGCGGTGGTCCGCCCCATCTTTCGCAGGCTTTCCGAGCTTGCCGACCGCTATGGCCTGCCCGAGCGCTCCATGGGCATGTCCGACGATTACGAGTGGGCCGTGGAGGAGGGGGCCACCTTGGTGCGCGTGGGCCGGGCCCTTTTTGTAGACTAG
- a CDS encoding DivIVA domain-containing protein, giving the protein MDLSPLDVRYQEFPRAFRGYHRGAVREYLARVAEAMEALIRENEVLKERLRALEEENARLKEAEGELKRAVVAAERIARELKAQAEREAELLRKEAQAAKERLLQEAAQELKRLRAEIERARQEKALFLGQVRALFEGYLEALKRLEKTP; this is encoded by the coding sequence ATGGACCTTTCGCCCTTGGACGTACGCTACCAGGAGTTCCCCAGGGCCTTTCGCGGCTACCACCGGGGGGCGGTGCGGGAGTACCTGGCCCGGGTCGCCGAGGCCATGGAGGCCCTCATCCGGGAGAACGAGGTCCTGAAGGAGCGCCTTCGGGCCCTGGAGGAGGAGAACGCCCGCCTCAAGGAGGCGGAGGGGGAGCTCAAGCGGGCGGTGGTGGCCGCCGAGCGGATCGCCCGGGAGCTCAAGGCCCAGGCGGAGCGGGAGGCGGAGCTCTTGCGTAAGGAGGCCCAGGCCGCCAAGGAAAGGCTCCTCCAGGAGGCCGCCCAGGAGCTCAAGCGCCTCCGGGCGGAGATTGAGCGGGCCCGCCAGGAGAAGGCCCTCTTCCTCGGCCAGGTGAGGGCCCTCTTTGAGGGCTATCTGGAGGCGTTGAAGCGGCTGGAGAAGACGCCCTGA
- a CDS encoding YdcF family protein → MGRVVLWLLLLALLPAYAQETYDWIVVLGAAQYGGRPSPALERRLQAALHLFREGRGRRIAVAGGKAPEDLYSEGEVGCRYLAARGVPEEALFCETRSRSTYENLLFLKPHLEGRLLLVTDAPHLPRALFLARLLGLEAEGYPVPGNYPLGYWAKEALYRLWLYLGLRPQGVFSSRFNASR, encoded by the coding sequence ATGGGGCGGGTGGTCCTCTGGCTTCTCCTCCTCGCCCTCCTTCCGGCCTACGCCCAGGAGACCTACGACTGGATCGTGGTCCTGGGGGCGGCCCAGTACGGGGGCAGGCCCTCCCCCGCCCTGGAGCGCCGCCTCCAGGCCGCCCTCCACCTCTTCCGGGAAGGCCGGGGGCGGAGGATCGCCGTGGCCGGGGGCAAGGCCCCGGAGGACCTCTATAGCGAAGGGGAGGTGGGCTGCCGCTACCTCGCGGCCCGGGGCGTGCCCGAAGAGGCCCTTTTCTGCGAGACCCGAAGCCGGAGCACCTACGAGAACCTCCTCTTCCTCAAACCCCACCTCGAGGGGCGCCTCCTCCTCGTTACCGACGCCCCCCACCTTCCCCGGGCCCTCTTCCTGGCCCGGCTTTTGGGCCTGGAGGCCGAGGGGTACCCCGTGCCCGGGAACTACCCCCTGGGCTACTGGGCCAAGGAGGCCCTTTACCGCCTCTGGCTCTACCTGGGCCTAAGGCCTCAGGGCGTCTTCTCCAGCCGCTTCAACGCCTCCAGATAG
- the hflX gene encoding GTPase HflX, which produces MDKVFGRTQGLKKSELKRISNLYRRRLPKDRVLTPELAHTLAALSAEVGRPLSLVLDREGRVVRVAVGDAKDVPFPEEGWSERRLSGYRLLHTHLGPGGLSRPDLSVLFLRRLDNLAALEVEADGRPGLLHLAFLSPPRALEEDWRVLPPKPFHQYLDLDLWGEVMALEEELSRQARVLEVRDGSGERALLVGVDTGEGPEAEAVLRELAELTRTAGGVPVRQILVFRKSLDPRYLVGLGKLEELKSLAYHENASTLIFGVDLTPAQAREIERVTGLKVLDRTQLILDIFALHAKTPEAQAQVELAQLRYLLPRLVGKGKEMSRLGGGIGTRGPGETKLEVDRRRLQDRIAHLSRKLQDYALRRQEARQKRKRRGVPLVAVVGYTNAGKTTLLRALTRAGEEGEDKLFATLRPLTRRGFLPGVGEVLFTDTVGFIRHMPEELLTAFRATLEEVREADVLVHVLDASEEGALERHRVVRDLLLDLGVEAPVVLALNKADRAAPYDLYFLGERLGGVPVSALKGTGLKELKEALARALLDLGVRPQAWAQYT; this is translated from the coding sequence TTGGATAAGGTTTTCGGGCGCACGCAAGGGCTCAAGAAGAGCGAACTGAAGCGGATTTCCAACCTGTACCGGAGGCGCCTCCCCAAGGACCGGGTCCTCACCCCGGAGCTCGCCCACACCCTGGCGGCCCTCTCCGCCGAGGTGGGGAGGCCCTTGAGCCTCGTCCTGGACCGGGAGGGGCGGGTGGTGCGGGTGGCCGTGGGGGACGCCAAGGACGTTCCCTTCCCCGAGGAGGGGTGGAGCGAGAGGCGGCTTTCCGGCTACCGCCTCCTCCACACCCACCTGGGCCCCGGGGGGCTTTCCCGGCCCGACCTCTCCGTCCTCTTCCTCAGGCGGCTGGACAACCTGGCCGCCTTGGAGGTGGAGGCGGACGGGCGCCCGGGCCTTTTGCACCTCGCCTTCCTCTCGCCGCCCAGGGCCCTGGAGGAGGACTGGCGGGTCCTGCCGCCCAAGCCCTTCCACCAGTACCTGGACCTGGACCTCTGGGGCGAGGTCATGGCCCTGGAGGAGGAGCTTTCCCGCCAGGCCCGGGTCCTCGAGGTCCGGGACGGGAGCGGGGAGCGGGCCCTCCTGGTGGGGGTGGACACGGGGGAGGGCCCGGAGGCGGAGGCGGTCTTGCGGGAGCTCGCCGAGCTGACCCGGACCGCGGGGGGCGTGCCGGTGAGGCAGATCCTGGTCTTCCGCAAGAGCCTGGACCCGCGGTACCTGGTGGGCCTCGGCAAGCTGGAGGAGCTCAAGAGCCTGGCCTACCACGAGAACGCCTCCACCCTCATCTTCGGCGTGGACCTCACCCCGGCCCAGGCCCGGGAGATTGAAAGGGTCACGGGCCTCAAGGTCCTGGACCGGACCCAGCTCATCCTGGACATCTTCGCCCTCCACGCCAAGACCCCCGAGGCCCAGGCCCAGGTGGAGCTGGCCCAGCTCCGTTACCTCCTCCCCCGGCTCGTGGGGAAGGGGAAGGAGATGAGCCGCCTCGGGGGCGGGATCGGGACCCGGGGCCCCGGGGAGACGAAGCTGGAGGTGGACCGGCGCCGCCTCCAGGACCGGATCGCCCACCTCTCCCGCAAGCTCCAGGACTACGCCCTCCGCCGCCAGGAGGCGAGGCAGAAGCGGAAGCGGCGGGGCGTGCCCTTGGTGGCGGTGGTGGGCTACACCAACGCCGGCAAGACCACCCTCCTCCGCGCCCTGACCCGCGCCGGGGAGGAGGGGGAGGACAAGCTCTTCGCCACCTTGCGCCCCCTCACCCGCAGGGGCTTCCTCCCCGGGGTGGGGGAGGTCCTCTTCACCGACACCGTGGGCTTCATCCGCCACATGCCGGAAGAGCTCCTCACCGCCTTCCGGGCGACCCTGGAGGAGGTGAGGGAGGCGGACGTCCTGGTCCACGTCCTGGACGCCTCGGAGGAGGGGGCGCTGGAGCGGCACCGGGTGGTGCGGGACCTGCTTTTGGACCTCGGGGTGGAGGCCCCCGTGGTCCTCGCCCTCAACAAGGCGGACCGGGCGGCCCCCTACGACCTCTACTTCCTGGGGGAGCGCCTGGGGGGCGTTCCCGTGTCCGCCCTCAAGGGGACGGGGCTTAAGGAGCTCAAGGAGGCCCTCGCCCGGGCCCTGCTGGACCTTGGGGTCCGTCCCCAGGCCTGGGCTCAGTACACGTGA
- a CDS encoding acylphosphatase yields MPRLVALVKGRVQGVGYRAFAQKKALELGLSGYAENLPDGRVEVVAEGPKEALELFLHHLKQGPRLARVEAVEVQWGEEAGLKGFHVY; encoded by the coding sequence ATGCCGCGCCTCGTGGCCTTGGTGAAGGGAAGGGTGCAAGGGGTGGGGTACCGGGCCTTCGCCCAGAAGAAGGCCCTGGAGCTCGGCCTTTCCGGCTACGCCGAGAACCTCCCGGACGGCCGGGTGGAGGTGGTGGCCGAAGGCCCCAAGGAGGCCCTGGAGCTCTTCCTCCACCACCTCAAGCAAGGCCCCCGCCTCGCCCGGGTGGAGGCGGTGGAGGTCCAGTGGGGGGAGGAGGCGGGGCTAAAGGGCTTTCACGTGTACTGA